From Deltaproteobacteria bacterium, a single genomic window includes:
- a CDS encoding amidohydrolase — protein MASNASRDADLAFVNGRVITMNQRDDVAEAVAVVDNRIVRVGSNESVEGLVGNGTRVVNLAGRALTPGFVENHMHIINAVEDRKWINCGPEVASSIDDVAAAVKQRVDQTPAGELIVGWGFDHHRLRERRYPTRRDLDPVSPNHPVLLRQRESMSWTANTAALRRMGIEDDTPDPPGGPMLRDEQGAPLGPMWDNCRVVYISPAITPPTLEELAEGYGWACQYLNALGVTSVDEASIRNEQETHAWQLLRARGGLTARVYLNIYPVYGTRWDVETAAYGIFRSGMRTGFGDDWLRLGPAVIGIDGGVQGQTAALFEPYSNDPDGKFRGSFRCSQEMADEFCLEAHKAGFQIAAIPHGDHGITVTLDAIEKAQKAYPRPDARHRLEHAYLWNAELLDRAAGLGVVYNAQPPILEVLGEACTLEPWGAERSKYAFPMKSLLERGVISSGGSDMPIVTANPMVGIDCLVSRRLDPSPGATVLNPDERLTVMEALRIYTYNGAYAHFEEQSKGSIEEGKLADLAVLSRDILTAPPEEIRHITVDMTVVDGNVVHEAGQEPVR, from the coding sequence ATGGCAAGCAACGCATCGCGCGACGCGGATCTGGCGTTCGTCAACGGACGCGTCATTACGATGAACCAGCGGGACGATGTGGCCGAGGCCGTAGCGGTGGTGGACAACCGCATCGTCCGTGTGGGCTCCAACGAATCCGTGGAGGGACTCGTCGGCAACGGCACCCGCGTGGTGAACCTGGCGGGGCGCGCGTTGACTCCCGGGTTCGTGGAAAACCACATGCACATCATCAACGCGGTGGAGGATCGCAAGTGGATCAACTGCGGCCCGGAGGTCGCCTCGTCCATCGACGACGTCGCCGCGGCCGTGAAGCAGCGCGTGGACCAGACCCCCGCCGGCGAGCTGATCGTGGGCTGGGGCTTCGACCACCACCGGCTGCGTGAGCGGCGCTACCCCACGCGCCGGGACCTGGACCCGGTGTCCCCCAACCACCCGGTGCTGCTGCGTCAGCGCGAGTCCATGAGCTGGACCGCCAACACCGCCGCGCTGCGCCGCATGGGCATCGAGGACGACACCCCGGACCCTCCCGGCGGCCCGATGCTCCGGGACGAGCAGGGCGCGCCCCTGGGGCCCATGTGGGACAATTGCCGCGTGGTCTACATCTCCCCCGCCATTACGCCGCCGACGCTGGAAGAGCTGGCGGAGGGCTATGGCTGGGCGTGCCAATACCTGAATGCCCTCGGGGTCACCAGCGTGGACGAGGCCTCCATCCGCAACGAGCAGGAGACCCACGCGTGGCAGCTCCTGCGCGCCCGCGGCGGCCTCACGGCGCGCGTCTACCTCAACATCTATCCGGTCTACGGCACCCGGTGGGACGTGGAGACCGCGGCCTACGGGATCTTCCGCTCGGGCATGCGCACCGGCTTCGGCGACGACTGGCTCCGCCTGGGGCCGGCGGTCATCGGCATCGACGGCGGCGTGCAGGGACAGACCGCGGCGCTCTTCGAACCCTACTCCAACGACCCCGACGGGAAGTTTCGCGGGAGCTTCCGCTGCTCCCAGGAAATGGCGGACGAGTTCTGCCTGGAAGCCCACAAGGCCGGCTTCCAGATCGCCGCCATCCCCCACGGCGACCACGGCATCACCGTGACCCTGGACGCCATCGAGAAGGCCCAGAAGGCGTACCCGCGCCCGGACGCGCGCCACCGCCTGGAGCACGCCTACTTGTGGAACGCCGAGCTGCTGGACAGGGCCGCCGGCCTGGGCGTCGTCTACAACGCCCAGCCGCCGATCCTGGAGGTGCTGGGTGAAGCCTGCACCCTGGAGCCCTGGGGCGCGGAGCGCTCGAAGTACGCCTTTCCCATGAAGTCGCTGCTGGAGCGCGGGGTGATCTCCTCGGGCGGCTCCGACATGCCCATCGTCACCGCGAACCCCATGGTGGGCATCGACTGCCTGGTCAGCCGGCGCCTCGACCCGAGCCCGGGCGCAACCGTGCTCAACCCCGACGAGCGCCTTACCGTCATGGAGGCGCTGCGAATCTACACCTACAACGGCGCCTACGCGCACTTCGAGGAGCAGAGCAAGGGTTCCATCGAGGAAGGCAAACTCGCCGACCTGGCCGTGCTCTCCAGGGACATCCTGACCGCCCCGCCGGAGGAGATCCGGCACATCACCGTGGACATGACCGTGGTGGACGGCAATGTCGTGCACGAGGCCGGGCAGGAGCCTGTCCGCTAA
- the gltX gene encoding glutamate--tRNA ligase — MPEIRTRFAPSPTGYLHIGGARTALFNYLYARHCGGKFVLRIEDTDRQRSTPEAIDAILRSMEWLELEWDEGPFYQTERMDLYQERLRSLLSAGDAYPCVCTPETLDAKRQAAMAEKRKPMYDGTCRPAERAAVPLPEGVPFTVRFRSPESGATVVDDKVKGRVEFDNAELDDLILARSDGSPTYNFCVVCDDIDMGITHIVRGDDHLSNTPRQMQLYWALGAEPPVFAHVPLILGEDKKRLSKRHGATSVMAYRDMGYFPEALNNYLVRLGWSHGDQEIFDAQELVEKFDIDAVGKSSAVFNPEKLLWLNAHYLKGRPLPQLAEEVAPYLAAKGYAPPEDRVWLEKMVDTLRERAKSLVELVDMAHYFLTESVDIDDKAGRKHLVPEAKNLLQEVSVKLGNLADFNEAGIEGVFGDVIAERGIKLGKVAQPVRVALTGSTVSPGIYEVIDVLGRDVTLARLAAGVRYIDAHPSTQG; from the coding sequence ATGCCCGAAATCCGAACACGTTTCGCTCCCAGCCCTACCGGCTACCTGCACATCGGCGGCGCGCGCACCGCGCTGTTCAACTACCTCTACGCTCGGCATTGCGGCGGGAAGTTCGTTCTCCGCATCGAGGACACGGACCGCCAGCGCTCGACGCCGGAGGCCATCGACGCGATCCTGCGGAGCATGGAGTGGCTGGAGTTGGAGTGGGACGAGGGGCCGTTCTATCAGACGGAGCGGATGGACCTCTACCAGGAGCGGCTCCGGTCGCTCTTGAGCGCGGGGGACGCCTATCCTTGCGTGTGCACACCGGAGACCCTGGATGCCAAGCGGCAGGCGGCGATGGCCGAGAAGCGCAAGCCGATGTACGACGGCACGTGCCGGCCCGCGGAGCGGGCGGCGGTGCCGTTGCCGGAGGGGGTTCCCTTCACCGTCCGGTTCCGCTCGCCGGAGAGCGGCGCCACGGTGGTGGACGACAAGGTCAAGGGGCGGGTGGAGTTCGACAACGCGGAGTTGGACGACCTGATCCTGGCGCGCTCGGATGGGAGTCCGACGTACAACTTCTGCGTGGTGTGCGACGACATCGACATGGGAATCACCCACATTGTCCGCGGCGACGACCACCTGTCCAACACGCCGCGGCAGATGCAGCTCTATTGGGCGCTGGGGGCGGAGCCGCCGGTGTTCGCCCACGTGCCGCTGATCCTCGGGGAGGACAAGAAGCGGCTCAGCAAGCGCCACGGCGCCACCTCGGTGATGGCGTACCGGGACATGGGCTACTTCCCCGAGGCGCTGAACAACTACCTGGTGCGGCTGGGCTGGTCGCATGGCGACCAGGAGATCTTCGACGCCCAAGAGCTGGTGGAGAAGTTCGACATCGACGCGGTGGGCAAATCCTCGGCGGTGTTCAATCCGGAGAAGCTCCTGTGGCTCAACGCCCACTACCTCAAGGGCCGGCCGCTTCCCCAACTTGCCGAGGAGGTGGCCCCCTACCTCGCGGCCAAGGGCTACGCGCCGCCCGAGGACCGCGTGTGGCTGGAGAAGATGGTGGACACCCTGCGGGAACGGGCCAAGTCACTGGTGGAACTGGTGGACATGGCCCACTACTTCCTCACGGAATCGGTCGACATCGACGACAAGGCGGGGCGCAAGCACCTGGTTCCCGAGGCCAAGAACCTGCTCCAGGAAGTGTCCGTCAAGCTCGGCAACCTGGCCGACTTCAACGAGGCGGGCATCGAAGGAGTGTTCGGCGACGTGATCGCGGAGCGGGGCATCAAGCTGGGCAAGGTGGCCCAGCCGGTGCGGGTGGCGCTCACCGGCTCCACCGTGAGCCCGGGGATCTACGAAGTCATCGACGTGCTCGGGCGGGACGTGACCCTCGCGCGGCTCGCCGCGGGTGTCCGCTACATCGATGCCCACCCTTCAACCCAAGGCTGA
- a CDS encoding urea carboxylase-associated family protein: MALREINSVPVPAGQGAACTVQAGQYVRVVDVEGGQVADFNAWTLPDYKEQFWSGRTRIVEGAHLSTGNRLFSSPNMEVLFTITDDTVKRVDSPLGAISHDLIYARCSSGLWKLRGVDNAPNCQDNLVRAIESYGLTAHNVHDAFNIFMKTGINEDDRLFEEPAESVAGDYLELRAEKDCLVAVSSCPGRGNRFPEWRNRPLRVDVLVEE, from the coding sequence GTGGCACTACGCGAAATCAATTCCGTTCCGGTCCCCGCCGGCCAGGGAGCCGCCTGCACCGTGCAGGCCGGCCAGTACGTGCGGGTCGTCGACGTCGAAGGCGGTCAGGTGGCCGACTTCAACGCCTGGACGCTGCCCGACTACAAGGAGCAGTTCTGGTCCGGGCGCACCCGGATCGTGGAGGGAGCGCACCTCTCCACCGGCAACCGCCTGTTTTCCTCGCCCAACATGGAGGTATTGTTCACCATCACCGACGACACCGTGAAACGCGTCGACTCGCCCCTCGGCGCCATCTCCCACGATCTCATCTACGCGCGCTGCAGCTCGGGACTGTGGAAGCTCCGCGGCGTCGACAACGCCCCCAACTGCCAGGACAACCTCGTGCGGGCCATCGAATCCTACGGGCTCACCGCGCACAACGTCCACGACGCCTTCAACATCTTCATGAAGACCGGCATCAACGAGGACGACCGCCTGTTCGAGGAACCCGCCGAATCGGTGGCCGGGGACTACCTGGAACTGCGCGCGGAGAAGGACTGCCTGGTAGCCGTGTCGTCCTGCCCGGGGCGCGGCAACCGTTTTCCGGAATGGCGGAACCGGCCGCTGCGGGTGGACGTGCTGGTGGAGGAGTGA
- a CDS encoding M20/M25/M40 family metallo-hydrolase, giving the protein MDDLQKLVLAHIREEELVAMAMDLVSIFSPPGAEAPAGDYLAGRLAELGMRVQLQEVEPGRNNVVGRLPGSKGSPTLLFSGHFDTSTTGREAEAWGSRYTPEVVGGGVARATTADGWIHGLGASNMKGAFAAYWGAVRALQRAGVELAGDILITGVVGETEKAPVDQYQGAEFRGGKAGSRYLVTHGLTADFAVIGEPTGMRLQIGETGYCFVKVTVYGRSQHTWSKEHGIDPIEKMMRVFTALQAWEPVFRDRHPHPFMECRIGIGAIQGGHPYKPSKCPAPFCNLYVDVRVVPGQSFLEVKKEIEAVLDELKADDPELQTEVELYLTGNGFELNRDEPLVKAMERAHESVYGEPVPYAAPNRYAVSSDAGPMFEYGIRGLTYGPGGISTGGQFANYDPAHQHSEVLKIEHLVKAAGVYALAALDLCGPAS; this is encoded by the coding sequence ATGGATGACCTTCAGAAACTGGTATTGGCCCACATCCGCGAGGAAGAGCTGGTGGCAATGGCCATGGACCTGGTGAGCATCTTCAGCCCGCCGGGCGCGGAGGCGCCCGCCGGCGACTATCTGGCCGGACGCCTGGCCGAGTTGGGCATGCGCGTGCAGCTCCAGGAGGTGGAGCCCGGACGCAACAACGTGGTGGGACGGCTCCCCGGCAGCAAGGGTTCGCCCACGCTGCTCTTCAGCGGACACTTCGACACCAGCACCACCGGCCGCGAGGCCGAGGCGTGGGGCAGCCGCTATACGCCCGAGGTCGTGGGCGGCGGCGTGGCCCGGGCCACCACCGCCGACGGGTGGATACACGGCCTCGGCGCCAGCAACATGAAGGGCGCCTTCGCCGCCTACTGGGGCGCGGTGCGGGCGCTCCAGCGCGCCGGGGTGGAACTGGCCGGCGACATCCTCATTACCGGCGTCGTGGGGGAGACGGAGAAGGCGCCGGTGGACCAGTACCAAGGGGCGGAGTTCCGCGGGGGCAAGGCGGGCTCGCGCTATCTGGTCACCCATGGCTTGACGGCCGACTTCGCCGTCATCGGCGAGCCCACCGGCATGCGCCTGCAGATCGGCGAGACCGGGTACTGCTTCGTCAAGGTAACGGTCTACGGCAGGTCCCAGCATACCTGGTCCAAGGAGCACGGCATCGACCCCATCGAGAAGATGATGCGCGTCTTCACCGCCCTGCAGGCATGGGAGCCCGTGTTCCGGGACCGCCATCCGCATCCCTTCATGGAGTGCCGCATCGGCATCGGCGCCATCCAGGGCGGACACCCCTACAAGCCCTCCAAGTGCCCGGCACCCTTCTGCAACCTCTACGTGGACGTGCGCGTGGTGCCGGGACAGAGCTTCCTGGAAGTGAAGAAGGAGATCGAGGCCGTGCTGGACGAGCTCAAGGCCGACGACCCGGAGCTGCAGACCGAGGTGGAGCTGTACCTGACGGGGAACGGCTTCGAGCTGAACCGCGACGAACCGCTGGTGAAGGCCATGGAGCGGGCCCACGAGAGCGTCTACGGCGAGCCCGTCCCCTATGCCGCACCCAACCGCTACGCCGTCTCCAGCGACGCCGGCCCCATGTTCGAATACGGCATCCGCGGCCTCACCTACGGCCCCGGCGGCATCTCCACCGGCGGCCAGTTCGCCAACTACGACCCGGCGCACCAGCACAGCGAGGTGCTGAAAATCGAACATTTGGTCAAGGCCGCGGGCGTGTACGCTCTGGCCGCGCTGGACCTGTGCGGGCCGGCGTCGTAG
- a CDS encoding ABC transporter permease: protein MSRYIAQKLVSLVLVQFGISLVVFYMIRLVPGDAVDFIYGLYMSSGRIEEIRALWGLDRPIVVQYLEWIGRVLQLDFGRSIVSGYPIADEIFARLPVTLHLSFMAGTWSVLFGVTLGVIASRYPNGKIDGIVTTTGILGLAMPHFWLATLLVLVFAVYLNILPSVGYIPFFEDPVESTLSLILPSLALGTTMAAAVMRMARSAMLDVLAHDYIRTARAKGVRERRVYSRHALKNAFIPVLTLIGTETGKLLGGSLIIEQIFAIPGIGQYAVEAVLSRDYPVLQATMIVIAGSYVMINTLADLGYGLLDPRVRYD, encoded by the coding sequence GTGAGTCGATACATCGCGCAGAAGCTGGTTTCCCTGGTGCTGGTGCAGTTCGGCATCTCGCTGGTGGTGTTCTACATGATCCGCCTGGTGCCGGGCGATGCCGTGGACTTCATCTACGGCCTGTACATGAGCTCCGGGCGCATTGAAGAGATCCGCGCTCTGTGGGGTCTGGACCGTCCCATCGTGGTCCAGTACCTGGAATGGATCGGGCGCGTGCTGCAGCTCGATTTCGGCCGTTCCATCGTCTCCGGCTACCCCATAGCGGACGAGATCTTCGCACGGCTCCCGGTGACGCTGCACCTGTCCTTCATGGCGGGAACGTGGAGCGTCCTCTTCGGCGTGACCCTGGGCGTCATCGCCTCGCGCTACCCCAACGGCAAGATCGACGGCATCGTCACCACTACCGGAATCCTCGGGCTGGCCATGCCGCACTTCTGGCTGGCCACCTTGCTGGTGCTGGTGTTCGCCGTTTACCTGAACATCCTTCCTTCCGTCGGCTACATCCCGTTTTTCGAAGACCCCGTCGAGAGCACGCTCTCGCTGATACTGCCGTCCCTTGCCCTGGGCACCACCATGGCGGCGGCGGTGATGCGCATGGCCCGTTCGGCCATGCTGGACGTGCTCGCCCACGACTACATCCGCACGGCCCGGGCCAAGGGTGTACGCGAGCGCCGCGTGTACTCCAGGCACGCGCTGAAGAACGCGTTCATCCCGGTGCTCACGCTGATCGGCACCGAGACCGGCAAGCTGCTCGGCGGCTCGCTCATCATCGAGCAGATATTCGCCATTCCGGGCATCGGCCAGTACGCCGTGGAAGCCGTGTTGAGTCGCGACTACCCGGTGCTGCAGGCCACCATGATCGTCATCGCCGGCAGCTACGTGATGATCAACACGTTGGCCGACCTCGGCTACGGGCTGCTCGACCCGCGGGTGCGGTACGATTAG
- a CDS encoding ABC transporter substrate-binding protein: MGLAIAAVFVIFCVFAMQASAQKSGGILRLGGERDVNDLDPHTTRVGWDINIMQNVYSGLVRAGTDIQPRPDLATKWEFKSPTQLEFTLREGVKFHNGREFTSADAKYSLQRILDPNVPAGYASTIASIDSIETPSKYKLVLKLKRPDAAIVTNLSLPAMAMVAEEAVKPMPVGLKDGMMGTGPYMFKEHIKGQRLVLVKNPNYYDKSVPLLDEMHFIPLKDQTARTNALRAGQVDYIEPLPPKDVNALKRDRRINVTGGPNISFVNISLNVSKKPLDDVRVRQAMAYAIDRKEMVEKGFDGFAQPLWGPPLIPPYWAGNDDKYYSLDRDKAKKLLAEAGYPNGVDIVLRIGTTSYHAAFAAVVQSELKKVGIRVEIKASDSATAQRDWRSGNFQMYPIRWWGSDFVDPDGALSPLFRCKGSYNNSRFCDPEFDKLLAKGVVATSIPDRKKAYRAAMKRLAEQQPWVFLVAFDRFQAMRDYVKGYTAFPNASQYSLREVWLDK; this comes from the coding sequence TTGGGACTCGCCATCGCGGCGGTGTTTGTCATTTTCTGCGTCTTCGCGATGCAGGCCTCCGCGCAGAAATCCGGCGGCATCCTGCGCCTCGGGGGCGAGCGTGACGTGAACGATCTCGATCCGCACACCACGCGCGTGGGCTGGGACATCAACATCATGCAGAACGTGTACTCGGGGCTGGTACGCGCCGGCACCGATATTCAGCCCAGGCCGGACCTGGCGACGAAATGGGAGTTCAAGTCGCCCACCCAACTGGAGTTCACGCTGCGTGAGGGGGTGAAGTTCCACAATGGACGCGAGTTCACCTCGGCGGACGCCAAGTACTCGCTGCAGCGGATTCTCGACCCGAACGTACCGGCGGGTTACGCGAGCACCATCGCGTCCATCGACTCCATCGAGACGCCGTCCAAGTACAAGCTGGTTCTGAAGCTGAAGCGGCCCGACGCCGCCATCGTGACGAACCTGTCGCTGCCCGCCATGGCCATGGTGGCCGAGGAGGCCGTGAAGCCCATGCCGGTGGGCCTGAAGGACGGGATGATGGGGACCGGGCCCTACATGTTCAAGGAGCACATCAAGGGCCAGCGGCTGGTGCTGGTCAAGAACCCCAACTACTACGACAAGTCGGTGCCGTTGCTGGACGAGATGCACTTCATTCCGCTCAAGGACCAGACCGCGCGCACCAACGCGCTGCGGGCGGGGCAGGTGGACTACATCGAGCCGCTGCCGCCCAAGGACGTCAACGCCCTCAAGCGCGACCGCAGGATCAACGTCACCGGCGGACCCAACATCAGCTTCGTCAACATTTCGCTCAACGTGAGCAAGAAACCGTTGGACGACGTGCGCGTGCGCCAAGCCATGGCCTACGCCATCGACCGCAAGGAGATGGTGGAGAAGGGATTCGACGGCTTCGCGCAGCCGCTTTGGGGGCCGCCGCTCATTCCGCCGTACTGGGCGGGAAATGACGACAAATACTACAGCCTGGACCGCGACAAGGCGAAGAAGCTCTTGGCCGAGGCCGGCTACCCCAACGGCGTGGACATCGTGCTGCGCATCGGCACGACCTCGTATCACGCGGCCTTCGCCGCGGTGGTGCAGTCGGAGCTCAAGAAGGTCGGCATCCGCGTGGAGATCAAGGCGTCCGACAGCGCCACCGCGCAGCGCGACTGGCGCTCCGGCAACTTCCAGATGTATCCGATCCGCTGGTGGGGCTCGGACTTCGTCGATCCGGATGGCGCCCTGTCGCCGTTGTTCCGCTGCAAGGGCAGCTACAACAACAGCCGGTTCTGCGATCCCGAGTTCGACAAGCTGTTGGCCAAGGGAGTGGTCGCCACCTCCATCCCGGACCGCAAGAAAGCCTACCGGGCCGCCATGAAGCGGCTGGCCGAACAGCAGCCCTGGGTGTTCCTGGTGGCCTTCGACCGTTTCCAGGCCATGCGCGACTACGTCAAGGGTTACACCGCCTTTCCGAACGCCAGCCAGTACTCGCTCCGCGAGGTATGGCTGGACAAGTAG
- a CDS encoding polysaccharide deacetylase family protein gives MEPLIGYSALIERPPLRWPDGARVALWIQMNLEHFEIDAPGMSLPPSRSPGPIPDPKNAGWRDYGARVGIWRLMDMLDRHRLRASAPTNDQVCDYYPEIIREAVRREWELMGHGFNNSHTLGGLSAEDERAVIQASVAKLSAAAGRPTKGWLGPGLVETFNTLEILAEAGVEYVSDWCNDDQPYPIEVGSGRLIGVPYCMEVNDIYAFVGAGMDGESFYRMMCDQFDVLHAEGADTGRILGLCLHPFIGGQAHRAKWIDKGLEYIVGHDGVWAATAEEISDWYYEHYYEDALARLRERARTKSGKSGAQDQ, from the coding sequence ATGGAACCTCTCATCGGGTATTCGGCCCTGATCGAGCGCCCTCCCCTGCGCTGGCCGGACGGCGCCCGGGTGGCGCTTTGGATACAGATGAACCTGGAGCACTTCGAGATCGACGCCCCGGGCATGAGCCTGCCGCCTAGCCGCTCGCCCGGCCCCATCCCCGATCCCAAGAACGCCGGCTGGCGCGACTACGGCGCGCGCGTGGGCATCTGGCGGCTCATGGACATGCTGGACCGCCACCGCCTGCGCGCCTCGGCGCCCACCAACGACCAGGTGTGCGACTACTATCCCGAGATCATCCGCGAGGCGGTGCGGCGCGAGTGGGAGCTCATGGGCCACGGGTTCAACAACTCGCACACCCTGGGAGGCCTGTCGGCCGAGGACGAACGCGCGGTCATCCAGGCCAGCGTGGCGAAACTGAGCGCGGCCGCCGGACGCCCCACCAAGGGATGGCTCGGCCCCGGCCTGGTGGAGACCTTCAACACCCTGGAGATCCTGGCCGAGGCCGGCGTCGAGTACGTCTCCGACTGGTGCAACGACGACCAGCCCTATCCCATCGAAGTCGGCAGCGGCCGGCTCATCGGCGTTCCCTACTGCATGGAGGTCAACGACATCTACGCCTTCGTGGGCGCCGGCATGGACGGGGAGAGCTTCTACCGGATGATGTGCGACCAGTTCGACGTGCTGCACGCCGAAGGCGCGGACACGGGCCGCATCCTCGGCCTCTGCCTGCACCCCTTCATCGGCGGCCAGGCGCACCGCGCCAAGTGGATCGACAAGGGCCTGGAGTACATCGTCGGCCACGACGGCGTGTGGGCCGCCACCGCCGAGGAGATCTCGGACTGGTACTACGAGCACTACTACGAGGACGCGCTGGCGCGACTGCGCGAACGGGCGCGGACGAAGTCCGGCAAGTCCGGCGCACAGGACCAATAG